DNA from Bacteroidia bacterium:
TTACAATTAAATTTACATTGTAATATCCAGTATCCGAGTAGGTGTATTGCGGATTTTGTAGAGAAGAACTTGAACTGGTAACATCACCAAAATTCCATTCCCATTGATCAACTCCTCCTGAGGAATGATCAGTAAAATAAACGGTAGGTTCAACAATGGTAGCTGGTTGAGGAGTCATCGAAAATGATGCTACTGGTTGCGGATAGACGGTTATCAGATTAGATGCAATCATCGAATTAGAACAACCCAAACTGTCTGTTGCAATCAACTTTACCGTATAGGTTCCTGCGTTTGGATAACAATAGCTGGCTGTTGCGACGCTGTTACTTGTTTTTCCATCTCCAAATAACCAATCTGCAGTCTGGCTTCTTGGAGTACTTAGATTCTTGAATTTTACACAGAGCGGATCGCAACCTTTTGTAGTATCAGCAGAAAAAGCGACCGTCGGTAAAGGATTTACGATTACGGTAGCTATAGCTGATCCAGTACTTCCACAAATTCCGGTGCCGCCGCTACTCACAACCGTGTAAGTGGTTGTGAGTAGCGGGTTTGCTGTTACTGAACTTCCAGTAGTAGAGCTTAACCCTGCTGCTGGAGACCAAGTATAAGTGGCACCTCCTCCTGATACGGTTAATACACTATTTCCTCCAGTGCAAATACTACTGTTGGCAGGATTGACAGTTAAAATTAAAGGAGGAGAGGAGGGAAGTACATTTATATTTATTGTATCCGTTACAGTATAAGTAGTTCCATCGCAATTAATGAGTTTCATAACTGATGCGTAAGAAGTATTTGTTGTTGGGCAAACAGTTAAACTTGTTGTTGTTCCAATGGAAGCTGGAGAGCCAACTTTAAACCAATTAAATGAGTAGGAAGGTGGACCTGTGGGACTGAACCGCCAAGCTTCTGGAGTACCGTTTACTGAAAAGGTAGTGTGGTTTCTGCCGGGAGGGCAAACAGCTACAGTAGCCGCGGCATTTTGAATGCCAATGGTGCCGAAGCCTCCATTCCATACAGCACAAGAAAAACTATTTTCAACATATACATCAATATAATTCGTGTTTTCATATAAAACACATTGAAAAGTTGAATTAGGCGCGCCTCCACAATCAAAGGATGTAGTACTGGTGTTATCAAACAAAGGTGTATTATTCCAGCTCACTACCATTGCTCTGCAGGGTGTTGTGCCATACATTTGAAACGTTACACTTTCTCCTGGGGCTGGTATCGCAGGATCAATATCTCGGAAAGGACAACTTATAGTATTACCTGGCATATCTGTTGTACTTGGAAGAGGTACTGTATTTTGCCAATTGTCGTAGCCACTTGCATTGGTTAAATCAAAAGATATTTGCCCATTAGCACCTATAACTACTTGATTATAGGAATTTCCAAAATAACAAAAATTAAATCCGAGATTTTCAACCGTACTCCAAACATCATCTGTTGAAACAAGTATCGCCGAGCCCGCTGTGTAAGAATATGGAGCATAAGGAATACTTGCCACCGAATAATTTGTTGTTTGGTTATTTGTAATTAAAGTAGCGTTTAATGTAATACAAGTTCCAGCGCAAATGGTCGTGTCGCTACCTGCATTTACGGAAGCGCAGGCAGGCGCACCTTGCCCAAAAATAAAGTTTGTAAAAAACAGGTTGAAAAATAGGATAAAGAAAAGAATTTGTATTTTAGGTTTCATTGCCGCTATCTTAAAAAAAGCAATCACAAAGTCGTAAAATGCTCTAAAAGTATAAAGGTAAATAAAATATTTTTTAAATACAATTCGTAGAAAAGGCATTTGAAAAAATAATTTTTCGAAGCACAAAAAACGCTGCTATAAAAGCCTTTCAAAAAAATAATTTTTCGAAATAAAATTACAAACGAAATTCAAACGCAACTACAATACGATTTTCGGATCTCACCAAATCGGGTGTCCAACCTGGAGGAATAGGAGTAGTGGAGTATCCGCTTGGAGATGTTACACCACCTTCGCCTGCAAAATAAGGAACACTTGATTGACGATGTACCCATTCCGTTTTAAATTCAATACTTTGGTTGGGCATCCAACTAATTCCTGTAGAGCAATCCCAGCCTACAAATTGATCACCCGGATTTTCAGAGAAAGGATGTGTGCCTAATGTTTGTGTAGGATTAGCAGGGTTTGGGAGCGGACTTGCATCGCCAGTAGGCGCAAGTACTAAATAACGACCAGGATTATCAACCCATCCACCACCAGCGCACCAAGCCAATTTATTGTGATGAAACCAAACACGATTATACACCATAAAACTTAAAAAATATTGTGCTGGATTATTTATCGGATCGCTATTATTAAAACCATTTACGCCATCGCCTTTTTCAAAACCAATATCTCCCGTTGCAGAGAAAGCCATTTGTGTAATTCCTTTTTCTGATTTTGCTTTGTGATAATACCTCCACAAATAACTATTGTCGGAATGAAATCGGTGCCTTCCTAAAAATCCAGCATCATCTGTTCCCCAATAATCATTCGATAAAATTTTACTGTTTTCGGTATGACACCAAGTTATATTGCCGCCAACGCCTGGCAATTGATTAAACATACCGTAACTCTGCCAACCATTTATCAGCCAAGCTTCCACTTTTAAACATTTGGTAGGAAACATTTGTATACGTATTCCATTAAAAAACCAAGGCGTATTGTCAGATGTAAAAGAAGCTTGATATTCCCAATTTTCTTCTTGATAATAGGAGTTAAGTCCGATGTAGGACATAAAAAGACCAGCATCTACATTAATTCCATACCATTTGTCAAAGTGGTATCCGGCATACGCTTCATCGAGGTAGCGATAGGCGTTCGACATGTCGTATTGACCGCGATACGTGCTTAAATCGTTTCTGGGAACCACTTCGGAACGTTCTCCAAATTGTGTCATAATTCTGCCACGCGCATTTCCGTAACTGAAATCGCCTCCAAAATTAACAGCAGAAATAACCATTTCGTCATCGCGCGAAAGTGCCGTAGATCCCACAACTGTTTGATCTATCGGATTATTAAATGAATGCGTGAAATTATTATCAATTAATATGCTGGGCGTAAAATAGGGAATGTGAAAGATGGAAGAATCTCTCCGGTCGTTTCCATTTATCCAAGTTTGATCAAATCCTTCTAAAGGGATTTTTGCCGAAGCAACTTTTAGTGTATCTTTTGTTGAGAGTGCAATAGAGCTTCCGGGCTGTGCCATTACCTGTATTGAAACCATTAAAATGAGGATTGTAAATAATGTAAAGTTTAATTTTTTCATGCTCTAATTTTTAGTGTTAAAAAAGACTTAAATAATTGGCGGTCAAAAGTAAAAAAAGAAATCTGAGAAAATTATTTTTTGAAAGGGAAATAAATAACCCTTCCATTTTGGAAGGGATTGTAAGGAGCAAAAAAGGTATTTGAAAAATTAATTTTTCAAATACCTTTTTTGCATTAGTGCTCAGAAATCGAAGAACTGAATTTAAAATTACAGGAATATAATTTTATGCTTTTTCCAAAGCTTGTTCAATATCCCAAATAATATCGTTGTAATTTTCGACACCGATGGAAAGTCGCACCAATTTTTCAGTAATGTGCATTTCTTTCCGGTGAACAGGATCAACGCCAATGTGCGTCATTGTTGCAGGATGTTCCGCTAAAGATTCTGTTCCGCCTAAACTTACTGCCAATTTTATCAATTTTAAATTATTCAGGAATTTAAAGGCTTCGGCTTCCCCGCCTTTTATATCAAAGGAAAGCATTGCTCCAGCAGAAGTATATTGCCGTTTATAAATTTGATATTCCTTCGAATCTTTTGGAATCAATCCCAAAAAATAAACTTTTTCCACTTTCGGATGTGCGTTTAAAAACTCCGCTACTTTTTCAGCATTAATGGCTTGTTGTTCCATTCGTACTTTTAGTGTTTCCAAGCTGCGCATCAACAACCAACCAGTTTGTGGTGCTGCCATATTTCCCAAAAAAGTACGCAATGTTTTTACCCGTTTCATCACTTCTTTATTTCCGCAACAAGCTCCAGCAATTACATCGCTGTGTCCTCCAATATATTTGGTTGCAGAGTAAAGCGAAAAATCAGCTCCGTGTTTAAGCGGTTTTTGCCACAAAGGTCCCATATAGGTATTGTCCACTGCTACAAAAACTTTATTTTCCTTACTGCTGTATTTATCCGCAATCGCTTTGCAACATTCAATGTCTATCAAAGCATTGGTAGGATTGGCAGGCGTTTCAATATAAATAAGTGCCAAACGATTTGCCATTCCTGTATTTTCGATCATTTTTTCCAACTCTTCTCTTTCTTGTCCTGGCTTAAATGCGATACTATGAATTCCGATTTTTTTTAGAA
Protein-coding regions in this window:
- a CDS encoding outer membrane beta-barrel protein; translated protein: MKKLNFTLFTILILMVSIQVMAQPGSSIALSTKDTLKVASAKIPLEGFDQTWINGNDRRDSSIFHIPYFTPSILIDNNFTHSFNNPIDQTVVGSTALSRDDEMVISAVNFGGDFSYGNARGRIMTQFGERSEVVPRNDLSTYRGQYDMSNAYRYLDEAYAGYHFDKWYGINVDAGLFMSYIGLNSYYQEENWEYQASFTSDNTPWFFNGIRIQMFPTKCLKVEAWLINGWQSYGMFNQLPGVGGNITWCHTENSKILSNDYWGTDDAGFLGRHRFHSDNSYLWRYYHKAKSEKGITQMAFSATGDIGFEKGDGVNGFNNSDPINNPAQYFLSFMVYNRVWFHHNKLAWCAGGGWVDNPGRYLVLAPTGDASPLPNPANPTQTLGTHPFSENPGDQFVGWDCSTGISWMPNQSIEFKTEWVHRQSSVPYFAGEGGVTSPSGYSTTPIPPGWTPDLVRSENRIVVAFEFRL
- a CDS encoding PKD domain-containing protein — its product is MKPKIQILFFILFFNLFFTNFIFGQGAPACASVNAGSDTTICAGTCITLNATLITNNQTTNYSVASIPYAPYSYTAGSAILVSTDDVWSTVENLGFNFCYFGNSYNQVVIGANGQISFDLTNASGYDNWQNTVPLPSTTDMPGNTISCPFRDIDPAIPAPGESVTFQMYGTTPCRAMVVSWNNTPLFDNTSTTSFDCGGAPNSTFQCVLYENTNYIDVYVENSFSCAVWNGGFGTIGIQNAAATVAVCPPGRNHTTFSVNGTPEAWRFSPTGPPSYSFNWFKVGSPASIGTTTSLTVCPTTNTSYASVMKLINCDGTTYTVTDTININVLPSSPPLILTVNPANSSICTGGNSVLTVSGGGATYTWSPAAGLSSTTGSSVTANPLLTTTYTVVSSGGTGICGSTGSAIATVIVNPLPTVAFSADTTKGCDPLCVKFKNLSTPRSQTADWLFGDGKTSNSVATASYCYPNAGTYTVKLIATDSLGCSNSMIASNLITVYPQPVASFSMTPQPATIVEPTVYFTDHSSGGVDQWEWNFGDVTSSSSSLQNPQYTYSDTGYYNVNLIVSNNKGCTDSISQIIYVEGDYTFYVPNAFTPNGDGLNDVFQPTGSYLNMNSYDLSIFDRWGNLIFHTNNFYQGWDGRANGGKVIAQEDVYAWKISIKDFKGNGHLYLGHVSLLK
- a CDS encoding cystathionine gamma-synthase family protein, which produces MSIEHKFKPESLMMSYGYKPALSEGSIKSPIFQTSTFVFKNAEEGKAFFEVAYGLREKGADEELGLIYSRINNPDLEILENRLTLWDESEDCAVFESGMSAISTVLLEFLKPGDLLLYSTPLYGGTDHFIRDFLKKIGIHSIAFKPGQEREELEKMIENTGMANRLALIYIETPANPTNALIDIECCKAIADKYSSKENKVFVAVDNTYMGPLWQKPLKHGADFSLYSATKYIGGHSDVIAGACCGNKEVMKRVKTLRTFLGNMAAPQTGWLLMRSLETLKVRMEQQAINAEKVAEFLNAHPKVEKVYFLGLIPKDSKEYQIYKRQYTSAGAMLSFDIKGGEAEAFKFLNNLKLIKLAVSLGGTESLAEHPATMTHIGVDPVHRKEMHITEKLVRLSIGVENYNDIIWDIEQALEKA